The proteins below are encoded in one region of Engraulis encrasicolus isolate BLACKSEA-1 chromosome 1, IST_EnEncr_1.0, whole genome shotgun sequence:
- the LOC134458530 gene encoding mucin-2-like: MHPENDIALVVLSAPLTFNDYIRPICLAADGSVFHNGTQTRVTGWVGESPGTLQQAAPLVVGNRQCNCIREDLDVTDNLICAGADTAGGTCQRDLGGPLVSPWSTVWVQSGVVPSIGRECDSSLSVYTRTSIYQTWISSHLSSDDQPEFVDFTSAGTDADSSFGCPSATTSPEPRTSTPASPTSSSSTSSSSISLPSSSSSPSPTSSPSSSSQSAPSSSSSSTSSPASSSQSPTSSPSSLSQSAPSSSPPPSSSTLSPASSSQSPSSSPPSSATSLSSSSSSSPTPSPSSSTLWTSPSSSSSSSPSSPLSSALPSSTVTLSQTSPSSQQLSSSSPTSSSTSLPSVSSSSSSSPSLPSSSSPPVTSSPISSSSSPSSSSPSSSPSPSSSTLLTSPSSSPSLSSSSPASVPSAAAATSPVTSSRSSLSSTQLSSSSTTSSSTSLPSVSSSSSTLSTSASATSSSSSAPPLYSSVIPSSSSPSSQSFSSPSSPSSSSISPSSVSPPPSSSPPSSTQILISSSSASTFSLLSSLSSSSSQSSSSSSSAAASTLSSPSSSSVAGVSPSSSSPPSPLSLTSSSSPSSSSSSSSAAALSTPPSLTSSQTSPSSSSSPSTFSLTSLSSSPSSSSSSSSSPSSSSSSSSSSSSSPSLISPQTSPSSPSPSTSSTSPTSSSVMASSSSSSSSSAPSLSSPSSSSSSSSSSSSIASSSATTLASPSSSSLAAVSQSSSSLASPSTYALPSPPSSTSSSPSSSSVSSQSLSDISSLNTISLYININPLNILSRLNKISHHTANILTAFHHISPQNSVLNSSHTTNTYGLLSSVRPHKTNGSNNTHRSHDTICPHTTNANIKSLYNSPQNTHFSPFKSLSNRTHHVIISHNTKIYTISTPHKTNRLLNITFDNHSPFTNSFSSYNTHNPLNSSIHHLLSISKPYNRDSPLSSIRPHKTCVNNRPQNNGNNKNKPSTKHHSRSSEVNQVYSSNFCYSYHSRENNIRISENPNRGYYFHES; this comes from the exons ATGCACCCTGAGAATGACATCGCCCTGGTGGTGCTGTCTGCCCCCCTGACATTCAACGACTACATCCGACCCATCTGCCTGGCGGCTGATGGCAGCGTCTTCCACAACGGCACACAGACCAGGGTCACTGGATGGGTGGGAG AGAGCCCTGGCACCTTGCAGCAGGCAGCGCCCCTAGTGGTGGGAAACAGACAGTGCAACTGCATCAGGGAGGACCTTGACGTCACAGACAACCTCATCTGTGCTGGAGCCGATACTGCTGGCGGCACCTGTCAG AGGGACCTGGGTGGGCCTCTGGTTAGCCCCTGGAGTACGGTGTGGGTGCAGTCAGGTGTGGTGCCCTCTATTGGCCGGGAGTGTGACAGCAGCCTGAGTGTCTACACCAGGACCTCCATCTACCAGACGTGGATCAGCTCCCACCTCTCCTCAGATGACCAGCCAGAGTTTGTGGACTTCACCTCTGCTGGCACAGATGCAGACAGCAGCTTCGGGTGTCCATCTG CAACAACTTCGCCAGAGCCTAGAACATCAACACCGGCATCACCaacttcatcatcatcaacatcatcttcATCGAtatcattaccatcatcatcctcatcaccatcaccaacatcaTCCCCATCATCTTCGTCTCAATcggcaccatcatcatcatcatcctcaacaTCATCACCTGCATCTTCATCTCAGTCACCAACGTCATCCCCATCATCTTTGTCTCAATCGGCaccgtcatcatcaccaccaccatcatcctcaACATTATCACCTGCATCTTCATCtcaatcaccatcatcatccccaCCATCTTCCGcaacatcattatcatcatcatcatcatcatcaccaacaccatcaccatcttCCTCAACACTGTGGacatcaccttcatcatcatcatcatcttcaccatcatcaccattatcatcagCATTACCATCATCAACCGTAACATTGTCACAGACGTCACCGTCATCACAACAattatcttcatcatcaccaaCCTCCTCATCCACATCACTACCgtcagtatcatcatcatcatcatcatcaccatcattaccatcttcatcatcaccaccagtAACATCATCaccaatatcatcatcatcatcaccatcatcatcatctccatcatcatctccatcaccCTCTTCATCAACACTGTTaacatcaccatcatcctcaCCTTCATTATCATCATCTTCACCAGCATCTgtaccatcagcagcagcagcaacatcgcCAGTAACATCGTCACGATCGTCACTGTCATCAACACAATTATCTTCATCATCAACAACCTCATCATCCACATCACTACCGTCagtatcatcatcttcatcaacaTTATCAACATCAGCATCTGcaacatcatcatcgtcatcagcaCCACCATTATATTCATCAGTAAtaccatcatcatcttcaccatcATCACAATCAttctcatcaccatcatcaccatcctcatcatccATATCACCATCGTCCGTATCACCACCaccctcatcatcaccaccatcatccacACAAATattaatatcatcatcatcagcatcaacaTTTTccttattatcatcattatcttcatcatcatcacagtcatcctcatcatcatcatcagcagcagcatcaacattatcatcaccatcgtcTTCATCAGTAGCAGGtgtgtcaccatcatcatcatcaccaccatcaccattatcCTTGACATCATCttcatctccatcatcatcatcatcatcttcatcagcaGCGGCCTTATCAACACCACCCTCATTAACATCTTCAcaaacatcaccatcatcatcatcatcaccatcaacattCTCATTGACATCACTatcatcatccccatcatcatcatcatcatcatcatcatccccatcatcatcatcatcatcatcatcatcatcatcatcatcaccctcattAATATCTCCACAAACATCACCATCCTCTccatcaccatcaacatcatcaaccTCACCAACATCTTCATCAGTGAtggcctcatcatcatcatcatcatc ATCATCTGCGCCATCATTatcttcaccatcatcatcatcatcatcatcatcatcatcatcatcaatagcATCATCATCAGCAACGACTTtagcatcaccatcatcatcatcactagcaGCAGTATCACAATCATCCTCTTCACTGGCATCACCATCAACATATGcattaccatcaccaccatcatcaacatcatcatccccatcatcatcatcagtatcatcacaatcattatca GACATCAGTTCCCTCAACACCATCAGTCTATACATCAACATCAATCCCCTCAACATCCTCAGTCGCCTCAACAAAATATCACACCACACTGCCAACATCCTCACTGCCTTCCACCACATCAGTCCTCAAAACAG TGTCCTCAACAGCAGTCACACCACCAACACTTACGGTCTCCTCAGCAGTGTCAGACCTCACAAGACCAATGGCAGCAACAACACTCACAGGTCCCATGACACCATCTGCCCTCACACCACCAATGCCAACATCAAGTCCCTCTACAACAGCCCACAAAACACCCACTTCAGTCCCTTCAA GTCCCTCAGCAACAGAACCCACCACGTTATCATCTCTCACAACACCAAGATATACACCATCAGCACACCTCACAAGACCAACAGGCTCCTCAACATCACCTTTGACAACCACAGTCCCTTCACCAACAGCTTCAGTTCTTACAACACCCACAACCCCCTCAACAGTAGCATCCACCATCTCCTCAGCATTAGCAAACCTTACAACAGAGACAGTCCCCTCAGCAGTATCAGACCTCATAAAACCTGTGTCAACAACAGGCCTCAGAAC
- the LOC134458534 gene encoding prostasin-like, protein MTSLLIPGLWGQVYGCGNAPLNSGVISGSDAPAGMWPWQASIHRSGSHVCGGSLISNQWVLTAAHCFPNDSPTGLTVYLGGQNQGGSNPNQQERTVALIHSHPLNDLALVVLSAPLILNNYIQPVCLADSSSTFHNGTESWVTGLRNAAGVLQQVRVPVVGNRQCICLHGSNSITDNMMCAADLSDVTQACLGDSGAPLVVKQGSAWVQAGIAIRCGGAGVPGVYTRISHYVDWINLQGVTPGYVSFLSPGEDTSDLNVTLCGHDPLGRSPWQASIHRSGNHVCGGSLISSQWVLTAAHCFPK, encoded by the exons ATGACGAGCCTTCTGATCCCAG GATTGTGGGGGCAGGTCTATG GTTGCGGAAATGCTCCTCTGAACTCCGGGGTGATAAGTGGCTCGGATGCCCCAGCAGGCATGTGGCCGTGGCAGGCCAGTATCCATCGCTCAGGCAGCCACGTCTGTGGAGGATCCCTCATCAGCAACCAGTGGGTGCTCACTGCAGCACACTGCTTTCCAAA CGACTCCCCAACTGGGCTGACAGTGTATTTGGGCGGGCAAAACCAGGGTGGCAGCAATCCCAACCAACAGGAAAGGACAGTTGCGCTCATCCATAGCCACCCTCTGAATGACCTAGCCCTGGTGGTGCTGTCTGCTCCCCTCATCCTCAACAACTACATCCAGCCCGTCTGTCTGGCTGACAGCAGCAGCACCTTCCACAACGGCACAGAGAGCTGGGTCACTGGATTGAGAaatgcagcag GAGTGCTGCAGCAGGTGCGTGTTCCTGTGGTGGGCAACAGACAGTGCATCTGTCTCCATGGCAGCAACAGCATCACTGACAACATGATGTGCGCAGCTGACCTGTCTGATGTTACTCAAGCTTGCCTG GGAGACTCAGGGGCTCCCCTGGTGGTCAAACAGGGCAGTGCGTGGGTGCAGGCTGGCATCGCCATCAGGTGTGGTGGGGCGGGGGTACCAGGTGTCTACACGCGCATTTCCCACTACGTGGATTGGATCAACCTGCAGGGCGTCACCCCGGGATACGTCAGCTTCCTGTCCCCAGGGGAGGACACCAGTGACCTCAACGTCACCT TGTGTGGCCATGACCCATTGGGCCGGTCGCCCTGGCAGGCCAGTATCCATCGCTCCGGCAACCATGTCTGTGGAGGATCCCTCATCAGCAGCCAATGGGTCCTCACAGCAGCACACTGCTTCCCCAAGTAA